Proteins from a genomic interval of Odontesthes bonariensis isolate fOdoBon6 chromosome 7, fOdoBon6.hap1, whole genome shotgun sequence:
- the snupn gene encoding snurportin-1 isoform X1: protein MPSVLMDDLTQALSASFAVSKEPNSTAAPHPRLAQYKSKYSVLEQSERRRRFLDLQKTKRLNYVNHARRLADGDWTGADSDGEEDMEKQDLGEREKDGDAEEEEGMEIEKRKLPKHYANQLMLSEWLVDVPSELDTDWLMVVCPVGKRSLIVASKGSTAAYTKSGYCVNRFPSLLPGGNRHNSAMGKDYTILDCIYSEVDRTFYILDVMCWRGHPVYDCPTEFRFFWLQSKVQETDGLSEIAKRNPFRFASLQSSDCTAESIRKALAEEYSFSVDGLLFYHRQTHYTPGTTPLVGWLRPYMVTDILSIEVPVGPLTAKPEYASQQLQQILEHKKPSSEVRPANRSGGYELEYLSTPSQDSDDTLNCLNQKPIREAHMEV from the exons ATGCCCAG TGTCCTCATGGATGACCTGACCCAAGCCCTCTCGGCCAGCTTCGCTGTGTCCAAGGAGCCCAACAGTACAGCCGCCCCCCACCCTCGGCTGGCTCAGTACAAGAGCAAGTACAGCGTGCTGGAGCAGAGTGAGCGGCGCCGGCGCTTTCTTGACCTTCAGAAAAC CAAAAGGTTGAACTATGTCAACCACGCACGGCGCTTGGCTGATGGGGACTGGACCGGGGCAGACAGCGATGGAGAGGAAGACATGGAAAAGCAGGACCTGGGGGAACGGGAGAAAGATGGCGAcgcagaggaggaagaagggaTGGAGATTGAGAAGAGGAAGCTGCCGAAGCATTACGCAAACCAG CTCATGCTGTCAGAGTGGCTGGTGGATGTACCATCGGAACTGGACACTGACTGGCTGATGGTGGTCTGTCCAGTGGGGAAAAGATCTCTCATTGTTGCCTCTAAG GGTTCCACTGCAGCGTACACCAAAAGTGGCTATTGTGTGAACCGTTTCCCTTCCCTGCTGCCCGGTGGGAACAGACACAACTCTGCCATGGGAAAAG ACTACACGATCTTGGACTGCATTTACAGTGAAGTGGACAGAACATTCTACATTCTGGATGTCATGTGTTGGAGAGGCCACCCGGTCTACGACTGCCCA ACCGAGTTCCGTTTCTTCTGGCTCCAGTCTAAGGTTCAGGAGACGGACGGCCTATCGGAGATTGCCAAACGCAACCCT TTCCGTTTTGCGAGTCTCCAAAGCTCAGACTGCACAGCAGAGTCCATTCGGAAAGCGCTGGCAGAAGAGTACAGCTTCAGC GTGGATGGGCTTCTCTTCTACCACCGGCAGACCCACTACACCCCCGGCACCACCCCTCTGGTTGGCTGGCTTCGTCCCTACATGGTCACAGACATCCTGAGCATAGAGGTCCCCGTTGGGCCCCTCACAGCCAAGCCAGAGTACGCCagccagcagctgcagcagatccTGGAACACAAGAAACCATCAAGCGAAGTCCGCCCGGCCAACAGAAGCGGAGGCTACGAGCTGGAGTACCTGTCCACGCCGAGCCAGGACAGCGACgacactttgaactgtttgaatCAGAAGCCCATAAGGGAAGCACACATGGAAGTCTGA
- the snupn gene encoding snurportin-1 isoform X2 yields the protein MDDLTQALSASFAVSKEPNSTAAPHPRLAQYKSKYSVLEQSERRRRFLDLQKTKRLNYVNHARRLADGDWTGADSDGEEDMEKQDLGEREKDGDAEEEEGMEIEKRKLPKHYANQLMLSEWLVDVPSELDTDWLMVVCPVGKRSLIVASKGSTAAYTKSGYCVNRFPSLLPGGNRHNSAMGKDYTILDCIYSEVDRTFYILDVMCWRGHPVYDCPTEFRFFWLQSKVQETDGLSEIAKRNPFRFASLQSSDCTAESIRKALAEEYSFSVDGLLFYHRQTHYTPGTTPLVGWLRPYMVTDILSIEVPVGPLTAKPEYASQQLQQILEHKKPSSEVRPANRSGGYELEYLSTPSQDSDDTLNCLNQKPIREAHMEV from the exons ATGGATGACCTGACCCAAGCCCTCTCGGCCAGCTTCGCTGTGTCCAAGGAGCCCAACAGTACAGCCGCCCCCCACCCTCGGCTGGCTCAGTACAAGAGCAAGTACAGCGTGCTGGAGCAGAGTGAGCGGCGCCGGCGCTTTCTTGACCTTCAGAAAAC CAAAAGGTTGAACTATGTCAACCACGCACGGCGCTTGGCTGATGGGGACTGGACCGGGGCAGACAGCGATGGAGAGGAAGACATGGAAAAGCAGGACCTGGGGGAACGGGAGAAAGATGGCGAcgcagaggaggaagaagggaTGGAGATTGAGAAGAGGAAGCTGCCGAAGCATTACGCAAACCAG CTCATGCTGTCAGAGTGGCTGGTGGATGTACCATCGGAACTGGACACTGACTGGCTGATGGTGGTCTGTCCAGTGGGGAAAAGATCTCTCATTGTTGCCTCTAAG GGTTCCACTGCAGCGTACACCAAAAGTGGCTATTGTGTGAACCGTTTCCCTTCCCTGCTGCCCGGTGGGAACAGACACAACTCTGCCATGGGAAAAG ACTACACGATCTTGGACTGCATTTACAGTGAAGTGGACAGAACATTCTACATTCTGGATGTCATGTGTTGGAGAGGCCACCCGGTCTACGACTGCCCA ACCGAGTTCCGTTTCTTCTGGCTCCAGTCTAAGGTTCAGGAGACGGACGGCCTATCGGAGATTGCCAAACGCAACCCT TTCCGTTTTGCGAGTCTCCAAAGCTCAGACTGCACAGCAGAGTCCATTCGGAAAGCGCTGGCAGAAGAGTACAGCTTCAGC GTGGATGGGCTTCTCTTCTACCACCGGCAGACCCACTACACCCCCGGCACCACCCCTCTGGTTGGCTGGCTTCGTCCCTACATGGTCACAGACATCCTGAGCATAGAGGTCCCCGTTGGGCCCCTCACAGCCAAGCCAGAGTACGCCagccagcagctgcagcagatccTGGAACACAAGAAACCATCAAGCGAAGTCCGCCCGGCCAACAGAAGCGGAGGCTACGAGCTGGAGTACCTGTCCACGCCGAGCCAGGACAGCGACgacactttgaactgtttgaatCAGAAGCCCATAAGGGAAGCACACATGGAAGTCTGA